In one window of Cytophagaceae bacterium ABcell3 DNA:
- a CDS encoding lysophospholipid acyltransferase family protein has product MFCQHRSYMKQLFARLAIGVIYTLSLLPLSTLYGISNCLYLVAYRGIGYRKKVVRENLRNSFPEKSSKELLDLEKNFYRYLCDLIVEIIKKFTISKEEGYKRCSFKDSTVVDELASKQQNIIGITGHIGNWEWGDICLGNHIKHKAYAIYKPLSTKVIDRLMHKQRRRFNVELIAMNDTYRRVISNKNHLNVTFFIADQTPSPQGAYWTTFLNQDTPVFRGPARIAKKMNYPMVYVSVKRKARGYYQLENELLVKNPTNHTEEELCEIYIRRIEKDIIENPETWLWSHRRWKHSRPKT; this is encoded by the coding sequence ATATTCTGCCAACATAGGTCTTATATGAAACAGCTGTTTGCCAGGCTAGCCATTGGCGTTATTTATACCCTTTCCCTCTTGCCACTTTCAACATTGTATGGCATTTCTAACTGCTTATACCTTGTCGCTTACCGTGGCATAGGTTATAGAAAAAAAGTAGTAAGGGAAAACCTAAGAAACTCCTTTCCTGAAAAAAGCAGCAAAGAACTTCTAGATCTTGAGAAAAACTTTTATCGATACCTGTGCGATTTGATTGTTGAGATCATCAAAAAGTTTACGATAAGCAAGGAAGAAGGATACAAAAGGTGCAGCTTCAAGGATTCAACAGTAGTGGATGAACTGGCCAGTAAACAGCAAAATATTATAGGTATAACTGGCCACATCGGCAACTGGGAGTGGGGAGACATTTGCTTAGGCAACCACATCAAGCATAAAGCCTATGCTATTTATAAGCCCTTGTCTACCAAAGTCATTGACCGCTTGATGCACAAGCAACGTCGAAGGTTTAATGTGGAGCTGATAGCAATGAACGACACGTACCGTCGGGTAATCAGCAACAAAAACCACCTGAACGTTACATTTTTCATAGCAGATCAAACTCCAAGTCCGCAGGGGGCCTATTGGACAACATTTCTTAACCAAGATACGCCTGTGTTTAGAGGCCCAGCCCGCATTGCGAAAAAAATGAACTACCCAATGGTTTATGTATCGGTAAAAAGGAAGGCAAGAGGTTATTACCAACTGGAAAATGAGCTATTGGTCAAGAACCCTACGAACCATACAGAGGAAGAACTTTGCGAAATTTATATAAGAAGAATCGAAAAAGACATTATCGAAAACCCTGAAACCTGGCTTTGGTCCCATAGACGATGGAAGCACAGCCGCCCAAAAACTTAA
- the thpR gene encoding RNA 2',3'-cyclic phosphodiesterase: protein MGAKRLFVAIPVPDIVKDEIRSVAEKLGEMDKIIPEQNWHITVHFLGDTPEKEIPSLLEKLSHGVADIPAFTLSFQDIIVKKSGFRAMIWVRGEPSQAFVKLVRKVEMLTDGKEQRKPIPHITLSRIKKKPFERKNLPVAFKSSLTWKVEHIELWESKLSRENSLYTNLGSFKLKDYEPKYR from the coding sequence ATGGGAGCAAAAAGATTATTTGTAGCTATCCCAGTTCCGGATATTGTTAAAGATGAGATCCGGTCAGTGGCTGAAAAGCTTGGAGAGATGGATAAAATTATTCCTGAACAGAACTGGCATATTACTGTTCATTTTCTTGGGGATACACCTGAGAAAGAGATACCGTCGCTGTTAGAAAAGCTGTCTCACGGAGTAGCTGATATACCTGCCTTTACCTTGTCTTTTCAAGATATTATTGTTAAAAAAAGCGGGTTCCGCGCTATGATTTGGGTTAGGGGTGAACCGTCACAGGCTTTTGTTAAGCTGGTGAGAAAAGTTGAAATGCTTACAGATGGGAAAGAACAACGTAAGCCAATTCCGCACATTACCTTAAGCAGGATTAAGAAAAAGCCATTTGAAAGAAAAAACCTTCCGGTAGCTTTTAAAAGCAGCCTTACTTGGAAGGTGGAACATATTGAGCTTTGGGAGTCAAAACTATCAAGAGAGAATTCTTTGTATACCAATTTAGGGTCATTTAAGCTAAAGGATTATGAGCCAAAGTACAGGTAA
- a CDS encoding DUF72 domain-containing protein, which yields MSQSTGKFFIGTSGWHYKHWVGSFYPDKTPPRKFMQHYLKYFSTTEINASFYRLPAEKTFQTWKDAVPDGFVFSVKASRYITHMKKLKDPHEPLANLFSRADVLEEKLGPILFQLPPGWKLNLDRLHYFLDALPTGYRYALECRNHTWYSEEVYDLLEKKNIAFCIYELEGHVSPFQLTADWVYVRLHGPGGKYEGSYDDKSLNKWAKEIKSWNGKGKDVYLYFDNDQNGYAAQNALRLNQILEKSGATI from the coding sequence ATGAGCCAAAGTACAGGTAAATTTTTTATTGGCACATCAGGTTGGCATTATAAGCATTGGGTAGGGAGTTTTTATCCCGATAAGACACCCCCACGTAAGTTTATGCAACATTATTTAAAGTACTTTAGCACTACAGAAATCAATGCCAGTTTTTATAGGTTGCCTGCCGAAAAAACTTTTCAAACATGGAAAGATGCTGTGCCGGACGGTTTTGTTTTTTCGGTAAAAGCCAGTAGATACATTACGCACATGAAAAAGTTGAAAGATCCGCACGAACCACTGGCAAACCTTTTTAGCAGGGCGGATGTGCTTGAGGAAAAGCTAGGGCCTATCCTTTTTCAACTTCCTCCTGGGTGGAAGCTTAATTTAGACCGCTTGCATTATTTCCTTGATGCTTTGCCTACAGGTTACCGCTATGCCTTAGAGTGTAGAAACCATACATGGTACTCCGAGGAGGTCTATGACTTGTTAGAGAAAAAGAACATCGCATTTTGTATTTATGAGTTAGAAGGTCATGTATCGCCATTTCAACTGACCGCCGATTGGGTTTATGTTAGGCTGCATGGGCCAGGGGGAAAGTATGAAGGAAGTTATGATGACAAAAGCTTGAATAAGTGGGCTAAGGAGATAAAAAGCTGGAATGGAAAAGGAAAAGATGTTTATCTCTATTTTGATAATGACCAAAATGGCTATGCTGCACAAAATGCCCTAAGGCTTAACCAAATATTAGAAAAATCTGGTGCTACTATTTGA
- a CDS encoding MMPL family transporter: MWFKISSIIIKNRLWLVLFTFLLTGFMAYKAKDIELTYDFVKVLPSDDKDLLYFNEFKEKYGEDGNLMVVGISDSALFQLDNFNRFYDLNERLSNLHGMQEVVSLAKLPMIVRDSEARKFKVQPVFSNKPEAQVELDSLLAVAVSQRFYDGMLYNEHTGAALIALTIEPDVLNSSKRQEMMDEILAVCKEFSADTDIEAHYAGLPFVRATMVNNVSSEFKLFLALAVVVTSAILFFFFRSFFAVGLTFLIITITVLWTMGTIVLFGYKMTLLTGILPALIIVIGIPNCVYMYNKYHNEYRKHGNKTKAVSRIIQKIGQLTLMTNTTTAIGFLVLNFTNVTILKEFGLVAGIISICTFFITIMVVPSLLFFLPEPSSKQLKHLDFKLIRSINFGLEHLVLRYRPFVYVFAGLVLAGAFAGISKIQAVSFMVDDLPEKSTVKSDLKFFEENFNGIMPLEIVVDMGKDNAIKSLSNMKKLEQVEEYLNSLEQVSPPISILNIIKGSTQAFYGGIPEKYVLPTSRDMPFIMRYFGNQQEENTMLRSLMDPNGREVRFTTKVADLGTNEMNRLVHEEINPALSKMLADSGFEFRVTGTTLLFLKGNEYLINGLTGSLLFAFALISVLMAMQFKSIKMVLISLIPNVIPLLATMGIMGFFNIPLKPSTALIFSIAFGISVDDTIHYLSKYKQELIHYRGNVLQAVTRSLEEAGTSMIYTSIVLFCGFVIFAWSDFGGTVALGILTSITLMFAMLTNLTILPSLLLTFSAGINKNLFPVVRKQTRFHMEEDDVELDISKLKVKNQKVYNMASSDAEEKSAPVKMDPVRIARSEI; the protein is encoded by the coding sequence ATGTGGTTTAAAATTTCTAGCATTATCATCAAAAACAGGCTTTGGCTGGTTCTGTTTACCTTCCTGCTTACTGGTTTTATGGCCTACAAAGCCAAAGACATTGAGCTTACTTATGACTTTGTGAAGGTGCTTCCTTCTGACGATAAAGACCTGCTTTATTTTAATGAATTTAAAGAGAAGTATGGCGAAGATGGCAACCTAATGGTTGTCGGTATCAGCGACAGCGCACTGTTTCAATTGGACAACTTTAACAGGTTTTATGACTTGAATGAAAGGCTGTCTAATCTTCATGGAATGCAGGAGGTCGTATCTCTGGCTAAGCTTCCGATGATTGTTAGGGATTCAGAAGCGCGTAAGTTTAAGGTTCAACCAGTATTTTCGAACAAGCCAGAAGCACAGGTGGAGCTTGACAGCTTATTGGCTGTTGCTGTTAGCCAAAGGTTTTATGACGGCATGCTGTATAACGAGCATACAGGGGCTGCACTCATTGCGTTGACTATAGAGCCTGACGTGTTAAACTCCTCCAAGCGTCAAGAGATGATGGATGAGATTCTTGCTGTATGCAAAGAGTTTTCTGCTGACACTGATATTGAGGCGCATTATGCAGGTCTTCCATTTGTGAGGGCAACGATGGTAAATAACGTGTCCAGTGAGTTTAAGCTGTTTCTTGCACTTGCGGTAGTGGTTACCTCTGCCATTTTGTTCTTTTTCTTCCGCTCGTTCTTTGCAGTAGGTTTGACATTTCTGATTATCACCATTACGGTACTTTGGACCATGGGTACGATAGTACTGTTTGGGTATAAAATGACACTGCTCACAGGTATTCTGCCGGCACTAATTATTGTCATAGGCATACCTAACTGTGTCTATATGTACAATAAGTACCACAATGAGTATAGGAAACACGGTAATAAGACCAAAGCGGTCAGTAGGATCATTCAAAAAATTGGTCAGCTTACCCTTATGACCAATACCACTACAGCCATTGGTTTCTTGGTACTTAATTTTACCAATGTTACTATTCTAAAAGAGTTTGGCCTTGTAGCAGGTATTATCAGTATCTGTACCTTCTTTATCACTATAATGGTGGTGCCTTCTTTGTTGTTCTTCCTGCCAGAGCCTAGCTCCAAGCAGTTGAAGCATCTTGATTTTAAATTAATAAGAAGTATAAATTTTGGTTTGGAGCATTTGGTGCTTCGTTATAGGCCTTTTGTATATGTATTTGCAGGACTGGTTTTAGCTGGTGCCTTTGCAGGAATTTCCAAAATTCAGGCAGTGTCTTTTATGGTAGATGACCTGCCGGAAAAGAGTACTGTCAAATCAGACTTAAAGTTTTTTGAGGAAAACTTTAATGGCATTATGCCTTTGGAAATTGTAGTGGACATGGGGAAAGACAATGCTATAAAAAGTCTTTCGAACATGAAAAAGCTGGAGCAGGTAGAGGAGTATCTTAATTCTTTAGAGCAGGTTTCGCCTCCTATCTCCATCTTAAACATTATCAAAGGTTCTACGCAGGCATTTTATGGCGGCATTCCTGAAAAATATGTATTGCCTACTAGTAGGGATATGCCTTTCATAATGCGTTATTTTGGAAACCAGCAAGAGGAAAACACCATGCTTCGTTCCTTAATGGACCCTAATGGTCGGGAAGTGCGCTTTACGACGAAAGTAGCTGACCTTGGAACCAATGAAATGAACAGGCTGGTCCATGAGGAGATTAACCCGGCATTGTCCAAAATGCTTGCCGATAGTGGCTTTGAATTTAGGGTCACCGGCACAACACTGCTGTTTTTGAAAGGTAATGAGTACCTTATCAATGGCCTTACAGGAAGTCTTTTGTTTGCTTTTGCACTGATATCTGTTCTTATGGCCATGCAGTTCAAGAGCATTAAAATGGTCCTTATATCTCTTATCCCAAATGTTATTCCGCTATTGGCGACTATGGGTATCATGGGCTTTTTCAATATTCCGTTAAAACCTAGTACGGCGCTGATATTTAGTATTGCATTTGGTATATCGGTAGATGATACGATACATTATTTAAGTAAATACAAACAAGAACTGATACATTACCGTGGCAACGTGCTTCAGGCCGTAACCAGAAGCCTTGAAGAAGCCGGTACAAGTATGATATATACATCTATAGTTCTTTTCTGTGGATTTGTTATTTTTGCGTGGTCAGATTTTGGTGGCACAGTGGCTTTGGGTATTTTAACCTCTATCACATTGATGTTTGCCATGCTGACCAACTTGACCATTCTTCCTTCTTTATTGCTTACTTTTAGCGCTGGTATCAATAAAAACTTGTTTCCAGTGGTTAGAAAGCAGACCAGGTTTCATATGGAAGAAGATGATGTAGAGCTGGATATCTCCAAGCTTAAAGTCAAGAATCAAAAAGTTTACAATATGGCATCTTCTGATGCAGAAGAAAAGTCGGCTCCTGTTAAAATGGATCCGGTACGTATCGCAAGAAGCGAGATTTAA
- the ileS gene encoding isoleucine--tRNA ligase has product MKYREYKNVNLPSVGEEVLRQWKEKQIFEKSVNSREGSPAFTFYEGPPSANGTPGIHHVMARTVKDIFCRYKTLKGFQVKRKGGWDTHGLPVELQVEKELGITKDDIGKKISIEEYNQNCREAVMKYKGQWDDLTEKMGYWVDLQNPYITFDNNYIESVWSLLKKLYDKGYLYKGYTIQPYSPAAGTGLSSHELNQPGCYRNVKDTSVVAQFKTGNDNEYFLAWTTTPWTLPSNAALAVGEKITYVKVKTFNQYTHQPISVILAKDLVGNFFSAKAAKVPLENYKPGDKLIPYEIIAEYKGADLVGMEYEQLLPYVKPEGAAFRVIPGDFVSTEDGTGIVHIAPTFGADDARVAKQAGIPAILVKDENGNDMPLVDKRGRFVKEVTDFAGMYVKNFGAQDESDPEFKSTDVLIAIKLKEENKAFKVEKYEHSYPHCWRTDYPVLYYPLESWFVKTTAVKDKLTELNKTINWKPASTGSGRFGNWLENLVDWNLSRSRYWGTPLPVWRTEDASEEKCIGSIAELKEEIKKAKEAGFDNPEDIPDLHRPYVDNIVLVSSKGEPMHREADLIDVWFDSGAMPYAQWHWPFENDEIFQKNFPADFIAEGVDQTRGWFFTLHAIAVMLFDSVAFKNVIANGLVLDKNGNKMSKRLGNAIDPFDTISKYGPDATRWYMISNAPPWDNLKFNLEGVTEVQRRFFGTLQNTYAFFALYANLDNFTYAEADVPLEKRTESDRWIISRLNTLIKNVDNAYAEFEPTRATREIQDFVTDDLSNWYVRLNRKRFWRGEYNEDKIAAYQTLYACLATVAKLSSAVAPFYMDKLWLDLNQVSGKETAESVHLSDFPVADENAINIELEERMSLAQTISSLVHSLRKGQNIKVRQPLSKILVPVLNDQFKKQVQAVEDLILSEVNVKTIEYVDDASGVLVKKVKPNFRKLGKEYGPRLKEVTAIINKFSQEDIQLLERENSYKAKLGDGSIIELTLEDVELSFEDIPGWMVASEGNVTVALDITISEDLKKEGIARDVVNRVQNLRKDMGLEVQDKIRITIQKTDDLINAALDSNKEYICSETQALSLELNDSITDGKVIDMDDHQLILKIEL; this is encoded by the coding sequence ATGAAATACAGGGAATACAAAAACGTGAATTTGCCTTCTGTAGGGGAAGAGGTCCTCAGGCAATGGAAAGAAAAGCAAATTTTTGAAAAATCAGTAAATAGCAGGGAAGGTTCTCCTGCTTTTACTTTTTATGAAGGGCCACCATCTGCCAATGGCACACCGGGCATACACCATGTGATGGCGCGTACGGTCAAAGATATTTTTTGCCGTTACAAAACTTTGAAAGGTTTTCAGGTAAAAAGAAAAGGTGGCTGGGATACCCATGGCCTGCCCGTGGAGCTGCAGGTGGAAAAAGAGCTTGGCATTACCAAAGACGACATTGGAAAGAAAATTTCCATTGAAGAGTACAATCAGAATTGCCGTGAGGCGGTAATGAAATACAAAGGGCAGTGGGACGACCTTACAGAGAAGATGGGGTACTGGGTAGACCTGCAAAACCCCTATATCACTTTTGATAACAACTACATCGAGTCTGTTTGGAGCCTGCTTAAGAAGCTTTATGATAAAGGCTACTTATATAAAGGTTACACCATACAGCCTTATTCTCCTGCGGCCGGAACCGGACTTAGCTCTCATGAACTTAACCAGCCTGGTTGCTATAGGAATGTAAAAGACACTTCTGTAGTAGCACAGTTTAAGACGGGTAATGACAATGAGTATTTTCTCGCTTGGACCACTACCCCTTGGACGCTTCCGTCCAATGCTGCTTTGGCTGTTGGGGAGAAGATTACTTATGTGAAAGTAAAAACTTTTAACCAATACACACACCAGCCTATTTCTGTGATTTTAGCAAAAGATTTGGTTGGAAACTTCTTCTCTGCAAAGGCTGCCAAAGTTCCTTTGGAAAATTATAAGCCAGGAGACAAGCTGATTCCTTATGAAATAATTGCAGAATATAAAGGTGCAGACCTTGTAGGCATGGAGTATGAGCAGTTGTTGCCTTATGTTAAACCTGAAGGTGCTGCTTTTAGGGTAATTCCTGGAGACTTTGTTAGTACTGAAGATGGTACCGGTATTGTGCATATTGCCCCTACTTTTGGTGCAGACGATGCCAGGGTCGCAAAGCAAGCGGGAATTCCTGCTATTCTTGTGAAGGATGAAAACGGTAACGACATGCCTTTAGTAGACAAGCGTGGCCGTTTTGTTAAGGAAGTAACAGACTTTGCGGGAATGTATGTGAAAAACTTTGGGGCTCAAGATGAGTCTGACCCAGAGTTTAAGTCTACAGATGTTCTGATCGCTATTAAATTAAAAGAAGAGAATAAAGCCTTTAAGGTAGAGAAATACGAGCACAGCTACCCGCATTGTTGGAGAACAGACTACCCTGTACTTTACTACCCGCTCGAAAGCTGGTTTGTTAAAACTACTGCGGTAAAAGATAAGTTAACAGAACTTAATAAAACGATCAACTGGAAACCAGCCTCCACTGGTAGTGGGCGTTTTGGTAACTGGTTGGAGAATCTTGTAGACTGGAACCTTTCGCGCTCAAGGTATTGGGGTACCCCTTTGCCTGTATGGAGAACGGAGGATGCCAGTGAGGAGAAGTGCATTGGTTCTATTGCCGAATTGAAAGAAGAAATAAAAAAGGCAAAAGAAGCAGGCTTCGACAACCCAGAGGATATCCCAGACCTGCATAGGCCGTATGTTGACAATATTGTACTTGTCAGCAGCAAAGGAGAACCTATGCACCGTGAAGCTGACCTTATAGATGTTTGGTTCGATTCGGGTGCGATGCCTTACGCTCAGTGGCATTGGCCTTTTGAAAATGATGAAATTTTCCAAAAGAATTTTCCTGCCGATTTTATTGCCGAAGGTGTAGACCAAACCCGTGGCTGGTTTTTTACGCTGCATGCAATAGCTGTAATGCTTTTTGATAGTGTTGCATTTAAAAATGTAATAGCCAATGGCCTGGTTCTTGATAAAAACGGCAACAAAATGTCTAAACGGCTAGGCAATGCAATCGATCCTTTTGACACCATAAGCAAATATGGACCTGATGCGACCAGGTGGTATATGATTTCTAATGCGCCACCTTGGGACAATTTAAAGTTCAACCTTGAAGGTGTAACCGAGGTTCAGAGAAGGTTTTTCGGAACCCTTCAGAATACTTATGCTTTTTTTGCGCTTTATGCCAATCTTGACAACTTTACCTATGCAGAGGCCGATGTGCCTTTGGAAAAAAGGACTGAGAGCGACCGGTGGATCATTTCTAGGCTTAACACCTTGATCAAAAACGTAGATAATGCCTATGCGGAGTTTGAGCCTACGCGCGCTACAAGAGAAATTCAGGACTTTGTTACAGATGACTTGAGTAACTGGTATGTGCGTTTGAACAGGAAACGTTTTTGGAGAGGCGAGTACAATGAAGATAAAATTGCCGCTTATCAAACATTGTATGCTTGCTTGGCTACTGTGGCAAAACTCTCTAGTGCGGTGGCGCCTTTTTATATGGACAAACTATGGCTTGATTTAAATCAGGTCTCAGGAAAAGAAACCGCTGAATCTGTACATTTGAGCGACTTCCCTGTAGCTGATGAGAATGCCATTAATATTGAACTTGAAGAAAGGATGTCTTTGGCACAAACCATTTCATCTTTGGTGCACTCTCTTAGAAAGGGGCAAAACATTAAAGTAAGGCAGCCGCTTTCCAAGATTTTGGTTCCGGTGCTGAATGACCAGTTTAAAAAGCAGGTGCAGGCTGTAGAAGATTTAATTCTTTCAGAAGTTAATGTTAAGACCATTGAGTATGTAGATGATGCCTCTGGTGTGTTGGTTAAGAAAGTGAAGCCTAACTTTAGAAAACTCGGCAAAGAATATGGGCCGAGATTGAAAGAGGTGACCGCCATAATCAATAAGTTTTCACAAGAGGATATTCAACTACTGGAAAGAGAAAATAGCTATAAAGCAAAACTTGGCGATGGCTCAATTATAGAGCTTACCTTGGAAGATGTGGAACTGTCTTTTGAAGATATACCAGGTTGGATGGTTGCCAGCGAAGGCAATGTGACAGTAGCACTTGATATCACCATTTCTGAAGACTTAAAGAAAGAAGGTATTGCGCGTGATGTCGTGAACCGTGTCCAGAACCTTCGGAAGGATATGGGGCTAGAGGTGCAAGATAAAATCCGTATTACAATCCAAAAAACTGATGATCTCATCAACGCTGCGCTAGATTCTAATAAAGAATATATTTGTAGTGAAACTCAAGCCTTGTCTCTTGAGTTAAATGATAGTATCACTGATGGAAAAGTGATAGATATGGATGATCATCAGCTTATCCTAAAAATTGAATTATAA
- a CDS encoding lipoprotein signal peptidase, with the protein MKYTKYYLLSLGIILVDQVVKLLVHHHMFLGYEIPIFGDWFKLHYTENPGMAFGLEIAGRYGKLVLSIFRLFAMVGIAYYLYTLAKKHVHPGLLWSIALILGGAIGNVVDSTFYGVLLGNAPADAPTPWFHGQVIDMFFIDICNCWIPEWVPFLGGQYYPLWPIFNVADAAIFVGVVVILVMQKKFFAEAEQSNENEKANE; encoded by the coding sequence ATGAAATACACAAAGTATTATCTTCTCAGCCTTGGTATTATACTGGTAGACCAAGTGGTAAAATTATTGGTTCACCATCATATGTTTTTAGGATATGAGATACCGATTTTCGGTGATTGGTTCAAACTTCACTATACCGAAAACCCAGGTATGGCTTTTGGCTTAGAAATAGCCGGTCGGTATGGGAAACTGGTATTAAGTATATTTAGGTTGTTTGCTATGGTAGGTATTGCTTATTACCTGTATACTTTAGCAAAAAAACATGTACATCCAGGGTTGTTATGGTCAATCGCCCTAATTTTAGGTGGTGCTATCGGGAACGTGGTGGATAGTACTTTTTATGGTGTATTACTGGGCAATGCTCCTGCAGATGCCCCGACACCGTGGTTTCATGGCCAAGTCATAGACATGTTCTTTATTGATATTTGTAACTGCTGGATTCCTGAATGGGTACCTTTTTTGGGTGGACAGTACTATCCACTTTGGCCAATATTTAATGTGGCCGATGCCGCTATATTTGTAGGTGTGGTAGTTATTTTGGTAATGCAGAAAAAGTTCTTTGCAGAAGCAGAGCAGTCAAATGAAAATGAGAAAGCAAACGAATAG
- a CDS encoding 2TM domain-containing protein, translating to MTQHISLEEYKKAYREVVAKEEKKDFRYHMIWYICINVLLVIVNLTLTPGNLWFYWPLLGWGIGIASHYYQVNTLDKYLKKKEKYAEEKAMAGKK from the coding sequence ATGACGCAACATATCTCTTTAGAAGAATATAAAAAGGCATATCGCGAAGTAGTCGCAAAAGAAGAAAAAAAAGACTTCCGCTACCATATGATTTGGTACATATGCATCAATGTATTGCTGGTAATAGTTAATCTAACATTAACACCGGGTAACTTATGGTTCTATTGGCCATTATTGGGTTGGGGTATTGGCATTGCCAGCCATTATTACCAGGTCAATACTTTAGATAAGTATTTAAAGAAAAAAGAAAAATACGCAGAGGAAAAAGCAATGGCAGGAAAAAAATAA